The following coding sequences lie in one Lolium perenne isolate Kyuss_39 chromosome 2, Kyuss_2.0, whole genome shotgun sequence genomic window:
- the LOC127333373 gene encoding probable protein phosphatase 2C 62: protein MAGKEIYNKMKDKVKDAFSSSGPETGKGKTKLSGRRVKHGYHLVKGKSNHPMEDYLVAEYRQVGEHDLGLFAIYDGHLGHTVPDYLREHLFDNILKEPEFLSDTKNAMRKAYLLTDEKILERAAELGRGGSTAVTAILISCDDSVKLVVANVGDSRAVISKNGKAEQLSVDHEPNMEKKIIEEKGGFVSNLPGDVPRVDGQLAVARAFGDRSLKKHLSSEPHVVEEVINERSDFLILASDGLWKVMTNQEAVDEIKDFKDAQAAAKHLTEQALNRRSKDDISCVVVKFHC, encoded by the exons ATGGCCGGCAAGGAAATCTACAACAAGATGAAGGACAAG GTGAAAGATGCCTTTAGTTCATCAGGACCGGAAACAGGGAAAGGCAAGACAAAATTATCTGGCAGGCGTGTCAAGCATGGTTACCATCTCGTGAAAGGGAAATCAAATCATCCAATGGAGGACTACTTGGTGGCAGAGTACAGGCAAGTTGGCGAGCATGATTTGGGCTTGTTCGCAATATATGATGGCCATCTGGGGCACACTGTTCCAGACTATCTGCGGGAGCATCTATTTGATAACATCTTGAAAGAG CCAGAATTCTTGAGTGACACAAAAAATGCTATGAGAAAAGCATATCTACTTACTGATGAAAAAATATTGGAAAGAGCAGCTGAGTTGGGAAGAGGAGGCTCCACGGCTGTTACCGCCATCTTAATAAGTTGTGATGATAGTGTGAAGCTAGTGGTCGCAAATGTTGGAGATTCACGGGCAGTCATTAGCAAGAACGGTAAAGCAGAGCAGCTTTCAGTTGACCATGAGCCAAACATGGAGAAAAAAATTATTGAGGAAAAGGGTGGATTTGTTTCGAACCTACCAG GAGATGTACCACGAGTTGATGGGCAGCTCGCGGTTGCAAGAGCATTCGGAGATCGGAGCTTGAAAAAGCACCTCAGCTCTGAGCCACATGTAGTTGAAGAAGTCATCAATGAGAGATCTGATTTTCTGATTCTAGCAAGTGATGGCTTATGGAAG GTGATGACCAACCAAGAGGCGGTGGACGAGATCAAGGACTTCAAGGACGCCCAGGCAGCTGCTAAGCATCTGACGGAGCAGGCCTTGAACAGGAGGAGCAAAGACGACATCTCTTGCGTTGTTGTGAAGTTCCACTGCTAG
- the LOC127333375 gene encoding uncharacterized protein — MPRITSVESPGCPPLRAITTDILGLVKVVEARARPAGVAKVVETWGEPDASRAILVASLADRAVDPVLALARKNGVVELLNPLNGDSLAVVKASGQEQTDGAVENDPIVALHLFKKHAPDLSTLGTFLACTEKGKASVRSVAKENTASASDVGPSSTWDVCSTGKLQFSSLDAGENYAMFGGNGMEVNLWDITSCSKIWSAKSPRGNSLGIFTKPWFTAGTFLCKDDHRKIVACTNNHQVRLYDTSSQRRPVISVDFRESPIKAVAEDPDGHTVYIGTGTGDLASFDMRTGKLVGCYVGKCSGSIRSIVRHPELPLIASCGLDSYLRIWDTNTRQPLSAVYLKQHLTAVVIDSHFSTEESEETKSKQPDPSMVAEATIRREKKKKKNIYVEEDDEGTQVVDGDNNDDETVRKEKKKKKMVAENDEGIRIACPDDADAETVKKEKKKKKKSRRVAEEEEGTQLADPDDSDAEMHTTKRIKSGEKSKGKKKKSKKQQVA, encoded by the exons ATGCCGCGGATCACCTCCGTGGAGAGCCCCGGCTGCCCGCCGCTgcgcgccatcaccaccgacatcCTCGGCCTCGTCAAGG TCGTTGAGGCCCGCGCTAGGCCGGCGGGCGTCGCCAAGGTCGTCGAGACGTGGGGCGAGCCCGACGCCTCCAGGGCCATCCTCGTCGCCTCCCTCGCCGACCGCGCCGTCGACCCC GTATTAGCTCTGGCGAGGAAGAACGGTGTG GTTGAGCTGCTAAATCCCCTGAATGGGGATTCTCTCGCTGTTGTCAAGGCCTCTGGGCAAGAGCAAACCGACGGAGCTGTGGAAAATGACCCCATAGTCGCGCTTCACCTATTCAAAAAACATGCGCCAGACTTGTCCAC GCTAGGCACATTTCTTGCTTGTACTGAGAAGGGCAAGGCAAGCGTGAGATCTGTCGCAAAGGAAAACACGGCGTCCGCCTCGGATGTGGGCCCATCAAGCACATGGGATGTGTGCAGCACCGGTAAATTGCAGTTTTCTTCTCTGGATGCTGGCGAAAACTATGCAATGTTCGGAGG GAATGGTATGGAAGTGAACTTGTGGGATATCACATCTTGTAGTAAGATATGGTCTGCTAAATCT CCTCGAGGTAACAGCCTTGGTATATTCACCAAACCTTGGTTCACTGCTGGAACTTTCTTGTGCAAGGATGATCACCGTAAAATTGTAGCCTGCACAAATAATCATCAG GTTCGCTTATACGATACGTCTTCACAAAGAAGACCTGTTATTTCAGTTGATTTTAGGGAGTCGCCCATCAAGGCAGTTGCTGAGGATCCGGATGGACATACTGTCTATATTGGGACAGGAACAGGAGACCTTGCTTCCTTTGACATGAGAACAG GAAAACTAGTCGGATGCTATGTTGGTAAATGCAGTGGCAGTATTAGATCGATAGTTAGGCATCCGGAGCTGCCTCTGATAGCATCATGCG GATTGGACAGCTACTTGCGAATCTGGGATACAAATACAAGACAGCCGCTTTCTGCA GTCTATCTCAAGCAGCACCTCACAGCCGTGGTTATTGATTCACACTTCTCAACTGAAG AATCTGAGGAGACTAAATCCAAGCAGCCAGATCCTTCAATGGTTGCTGAAGCTACAATCAGAagggaaaagaagaaaaagaagaatatatatgttgaagaagatgatgaaggtACTCAAGTCGTCGATGGTGATAACAATGATGACGAAACAGTAAGAAAggagaaaaaaaagaagaaaatggtTGCAGAAAATGATGAAGGAATTCGAATAGCATGCCCTGATGACGCTGATGCTGAAACAGTCaaaaaggagaagaagaagaaaaagaaaagtagAAGGGttgcagaggaagaggaaggaactcaGTTGGCTGACCCTGATGACAGTGATGCTGAAATGCATACCACAAAGAGAATAAAATCTGGCGAAAAAAGCAAGGgcaagaaaaagaaaagcaagaagCAACAAGTTGCCTAG
- the LOC127333374 gene encoding uncharacterized protein, whose translation MDRRSWPWRRKSISEKALAPAETESSASCPSESFTDEQDTLKSSPKSTPSPEIASKEVQDDSNVKVKVLSESLSSAVLDMRAKDALVKQHSKVAEEAVLGWEKAENEMALLKTQLDAATVKNSTLEDRIVHLDGALKECVRQLRRAKEEQDQKVEAALALQSRQWESEKTDLELRIVELKAKLEAKSERSMSTDGDVSSRLASLEKENSALKAQLIAKTEELRLRTIEKELNRRAAETASKQQLESIRKASKLEAECRKLQASARRPSFSSDLRRTPSSLCAESVTDYQSDCSDSWTSALVTELDQFRSEKSSTRSATAVDIGMMDDFLEMEKLASADGATSKREAEDACGQLVKLEEKVRKLTAEKADREKALHEAQRELRACRHRAMVAEERSAGLQRQLNLVNGEKHAMEAEMEAAETKRNELEGRLHLAHGEIGSLLDKGRILEERLESEKALTLELAAKYQQTDALESDKKELHIQLEASQSDARKFSDKITLLERRLEEEKAFSVRLTEKCRGVKALEEKLKGAEIELELAGQEIVSFQKSLELKVQQEKAFSAESAKRCHDLEALDADRNVLRSQLQTANSEIVALNDKVKMLEETLDKQKPVAAELESQLKSAQAEIKSLKENAGLLETKLETQKNLSSAYITALDASEAQKNKITDRFEHKENETEELHKKIGLLEEQILKERTQSSEFEAQCQNFKEMFSGREPGHQPVQVKSVASADLHIRKGKELARAAGKLADCQNTIASLSTQLKTLADFDEFILRAGNDDVAVAESWDGDLKLFDSASYPAQLGCLAVT comes from the exons ATGGATCGCCGGAGCTGGCCGTGGCGCCGGAAGTCCATCTCGGAGAAGGCCCTCGCCCCCGCCGAAACCGAGAGCTCCGCCTCCTGCCCATCCGAGAGTTTCACTGACGAACAG GATACCCTGAAGAGTTCCCCAAAATCTACTCCGTCGCCCGAGATCGCATCGAAGGAAGTGCAGGACGACAGCAATGTGAAGGTTAAGGTGCTGAGTGAGAGCCTGTCGTCCGCCGTGTTGGATATGCGCGCGAAAGATGCTCTTGTAAAGCAGCATTCCAAAGTTGCCGAGGAAGCTGTTCTAG GATGGgagaaggccgagaatgagatggCATTACTCAAAACGCAGCTGGATGCTGCAACTGTCAAGAACTCCACACTGGAGGACAGGATCGTCCACCTGGATGGCGCCCTCAAGGAATGTGTCCGGCAACTCCGGCGCGCCAAGGAGGAGCAGGACCAGAAAGTCGAGGCCGCACTGGCACTGCAATCCCGGCAATGGGAGTCCGAGAAGACAGACCTGGAGCTGCGGATCGTCGAGCTCAAGGCGAAGCTCGAAGCCAAGTCCGAGCGCTCAATGAGCACTGACGGTGATGTCAGCTCGAGGCTGGCCTCTCTGGAGAAGGAGAACTCGGCTCTGAAGGCGCAGCTGATCGCTAAGACGGAGGAACTGAGGCTCAGGACCATCGAGAAGGAGCTAAACAGAAGGGCGGCGGAGACGGCGAGCAAGCAGCAGCTCGAGAGCATCAGGAAGGCGTCCAAGCTCGAAGCCGAGTGCAGAAAGCTGCAGGCCAGCGCACGGCGGCCCTCCTTCAGCAGCGACCTACGGCGCACTCCGAGCTCCCTCTGCGCCGAGTCGGTGACAGACTACCAGTCAGACTGCTCCGACTCATGGACATCGGCTCTGGTCACCGAGCTCGATCAGTTCAGGAGCGAGAAGAGCAGCACAAGGAGTGCAACCGCAGTTGACATCGGCATGATGGACGACTTCCTTGAGATGGAGAAGCTCGCTTCGGCGGATGGTGCCACGTCGAAAAGAGAGGCCGAGGACGCCTGTGGTCAGCTGGTCAAGCTAGAGGAGAAGGTCAGGAAGCTGACGGCTGAGAAGGCTGACAGGGAGAAGGCGCTGCACGAGGCTCAGCGCGAGCTGAGGGCTTGCCGCCATCGGGCAATGGTGGCAGAGGAGAGATCAGCTGGGCTGCAGAGACAGCTGAATCTTGTCAATGGCGAGAAGCATGCCATGGAGGCCGAAATGGAAGCCGCCGAGACGAAGAGGAATGAGCTGGAGGGTAGACTTCATTTGGCCCACGGCGAGATCGGGAGCTTGCTAGACAAGGGACGCATTCTGGAGGAACGGCTGGAATCAGAAAAGGCGCTGACGCTGGAGCTCGCAGCAAAATATCAGCAGACGGATGCCTTGGAGTCGGATAAGAAAGAGCTACACATTCAGCTAGAGGCATCACAGTCTGACGCCAGAAAGTTCAGTGATaagatcaccttgttagaaaggagactggaggaggagaaggcgtTTTCGGTGCGGCTCACGGAAAAATGCCGTGGCGTCAAAGCTCTGGAGGAGAAGTTGAAGGGTGCAGAGATTGAGTTGGAGTTGGCAGGACAAGAAATTGTTTCATTCCAAAAGAGCCTGGAGCTGAAAGTTCAGCAGGAGAAGGCCTTCTCTGCTGAATCCGCAAAGCGGTGCCACGATCTCGAAGCACTTGATGCAGATAGAAATGTGCTCAGATCCCAACTCCAGACTGCAAATTCAGAGATCGTTGCCCTGAATGACAAGGTTAAAATGCTTGAAGAGACCTTAGACAAACAAAAGCCGGTGGCTGCAGAATTGGAATCTCAGCTCAAGTCAGCACAAGCTGAGATCAAGAGCTTGAAGGAGAATGCCGGCCTCTTAGAAACAAAACTGGAGACACAGAAGAACTTGTCATCAGCCTACATAACTGCACTGGATGCCTCGGAAGCTCAGAAGAACAAAATTACGGACAGGTTTGAGCACAAAGAGAATGAAACAGAGGAGCTACACAAAAAGATCGGTTTGCTGGAGGAGCAAATTCTCAAAGAGAGAACACAATCGTCGGAATTCGAAGCACAATGTCAGAACTTCAAAGAGATGTTCTCTGGCAGAGAACCTGGTCATCAGCCAGTACAAGTGAAATCTGTGGCAAGTGCAGACCTGCACATCAGAAAG GGAAAAGAGCTAGCTCGTGCTGCAGGGAAACTTGCAGACTGCCAGAATACAATAGCTTCACTCAGCACGCAACTAAAAACATTAGCCGACTTTGATGAATTCATCCTCAGAGCTGGGAACGATGACGTCGCCGTAGCTGAAAGCTGGGATGGAGATCTGAAGCTGTTTGATTCAGCAAGTTACCCAGCACAGTTGGGCTGTTTGGCAGTCACGTGA